In the genome of Penaeus vannamei isolate JL-2024 chromosome 26, ASM4276789v1, whole genome shotgun sequence, one region contains:
- the Polr2F gene encoding DNA-directed RNA polymerases I, II, and III subunit RPABC2, with translation MADEEFDGDDVGDDFEEAEEDENLDDLQEGEEDENQMEILAAGEGNQVPTQKRITTPYMTKYERARVLGTRALQIAMCAPVMVEIEAESDPLQIAAKELRERKIPIIIRRYLPDGSYEDWGIDELIISDF, from the exons ATGGCTGACGAAGAATTTGATGGAGATGA TGTTGGGGACGATTttgaagaggcagaagaggatgAGAACCTCGATGACTTGCAGGAAGGAGAg GAGGATGAAAATCAAATGGAAATTCTGGCTGCTGGGGAAGGCAATCAGGTCCCCACACAGAAGCGAATCACAACTCCATATATGacaaa ATATGAAAGAGCAAGAGTGTTAGGGACGAGAGCATTACAAATAGCAATGTGTGCACCAGTGATGGTAGAAATAGAAGCTGAATCAGATCCGCTACAGATTGCTGCCAaggaattaagagaaagaaaaattcccatcatcatcagaCGATACTTACCTGATGGTTCTTATGAAGATTGGGGTATTGATGAACTGATTATAAGTGATTTCTAA